A region from the Aegilops tauschii subsp. strangulata cultivar AL8/78 chromosome 5, Aet v6.0, whole genome shotgun sequence genome encodes:
- the LOC109774823 gene encoding uncharacterized protein has translation MDLLLPLISLLLVAGGGGRWLGSFVDGATTAVPNLEEVPSAAYWEAVLPGIPMPPAIINLLLAQQNVHNSPDDIIINPNNLKSGKGPRKIGPYYEKLKLEPAHEDKHVHISLQVEEEAGKKFATHGTDMKENLKEISVSYGLEGKTYSNKVFPNLKKIFAAYKPRKQENLKEISISYGSKGGKDEPEVSRAYGLEGEKELKEISLSYGVEGEGVLKEISVSYGIEGRKSLMEAPVSYGKEQEGKLKEISVSYGLDEGKGEHNKFFNQDAEDPHKATMSYGSEHEEDPHKATMSYGSENEEDPHKATMSYGSEHEEDPHKATMSYVLEHEEDPHKATMSYGSEHEEDPHKATMLYESGHEMDLKTFLTGHATHLKVKGEGSHHAHSHKHGNKKQADVFFFHDMLRPGSMIIPTIPLTTSLPALLPHKVAKSIPFSTERLSDIIAIFAPASLAMAREIRWTLDTCDHPRTLPGQKAGCATSLESLTELASSLHGTHNVRAFSAANLPIDAAGTPALRGMYNVTAVRKLSDSQEIVTCHDLTYPYTVYYCHTANPTAAYTVTLESVDGATAPEVMEALAVCHLDTSRWSPKNPFFEMHNLKPGDVAVCHFLTKLSIIWVRGGEQGDTHAATR, from the exons ATGGATCTACTTCTGCCACTCATCTCGCTTTTATTG GTCGCTGGCGGAGGAGGCAGGTGGCTTGGGAGCTTCGTCGACGGGGCCACAACAGCGGTGCCAAACTTGGAGGAGGTACCATCGGCGGCGTACTGGGAGGCAGTGCTTCCTGGAATTCCAATGCCTCCAGCTATCATCAACCTGCTGTTAGCCCAACAAAACg TGCACAACTCTCCAGATGATATTATTATCAATCCAAATAACCTCAAGTCTGGCAAAGGACCACGGAAAATTGGGCCATACTATGAAAAACTCAAGTTGGAACCTGCCCATGAGGATAAACATGTTCATATTTCATTACAAGTTGAAGAAGAAGCAGGCAAAAAATTTGCAACACATGGAACAGACATGAAAGAAAATCTAAAGGAAATATCAGTGTCATATGGGTTAGAAGGCAAAACATACTCAAACAAAGTTTTCCCAAACTTAAAGAAGATCTTTGCAGCATATAAACCAAGGAAACAAGAAAATCTAAAGGAAATATCTATATCATATGGATCAAAAGGTGGAAAGGATGAACCAGAAGTCTCAAGGGCATATGGGTTAGAAGGTGAAAAGGAGTTGAAAGAAATATCTTTGTCTTATGGGGTAGAAGGCGAGGGTGTCCTAAAGGAAATCTCTGTGTCATATGGGATAGAAGGCAGAAAGAGTCTAATGGAAGCACCTGTTTCATACGGGAAAGAACAAGAAGGAAAGCTAAAGGAAATCTCCGTGTCATATGGGTTGGACGAAGGCAAAGGTGAACACAATAAATTCTTCAACCAAGATGCAGAGGATCCACATAAAGCTACAATGTCATATGGTTCTGAACATGAAGAGGATCCACATAAAGCTACAATGTCATATGGATCTGAAAATGAAGAGGATCCACATAAAGCTACAATGTCATATGGATCCGAACATGAAGAGGATCCACATAAAGCTACAATGTCATATGTATTAGAACATGAAGAGGATCCACATAAAGCTACAATGTCATACGGGTCAGAACATGAAGAGGATCCACATAAAGCCACCATGTTATATGAGTCAGGACATGAAATGGATCTAAAGACATTTTTAACAGGGCATGCGACACATTTAAAAG TAAAAGGAGAGGGGAGTCACCATGCTCACTCTCACAAGCACGGGAACAAAAAGCAGGCAGACGTTTTCTTCTTCCATGACATGTTGCGGCCTGGTTCTATGATAATTCCAACCATCCCACTGACAACCTCCTTGCCGGCCCTTCTTCCCCACAAAGTTGCCAAATCCATCCCGTTCTCCACGGAGCGCCTCTCCGACATCATCGCGATATTTGCACCGGCGTCGCTCGCGATGGCTAGAGAGATACGATGGACGCTGGACACATGCGACCACCCGCGGACGCTTCCCGGCCAAAAAGCAGGTTGCGCCACCTCCCTTGAGTCCCTCACCGAGCTAGCATCATCCCTTCACGGGACGCACAACGTCCGTGCGTTCTCGGCCGCCAATCTACCCATTGATGCCGCAGGCACGCCGGCGCTGCGCGGGATGTACAACGTGACGGCCGTGCGGAAGCTCTCTGACTCACAGGAGATCGTCACCTGCCATGATCTGACGTACCCATACACGGTGTACTATTGCCACACCGCCAACCCTACCGCCGCGTACACGGTCACCCTTGAGAGCGTGGATGGTGCAACGGCGCCGGAAGTGATGGAGGCTCTAGCCGTGTGCCACCTTGACACGTCGCGGTGGAGCCCGAAGAACCCGTTCTTTGAGATGCACAACCTCAAGCCGGGGGATGTGGCCGTGTGCCACTTCCTCACTAAGCTCAGCATCATCTGGGTGCGTGGTGGCGAGCAGGGAGACACACATGCAGCAACCCGTTAG